The region ACCACGGACGGCTATGTGACCCTGCGGTCCACGACGAGCGGCGGCTGTCTGGAGGTGAGCGGCGGAAAGCTCACGCTGAACGTGCCCCTGGACCCCGGTGTCGAGGTGACCGAATCGCCGTGCGTCGCCGCGGACACCTTGCAGCGCTGGGAGCTGGATCCGGTGCGCGGCGGCGGATACCGGCTCGTCAACGCGATCACACGGATGGCGGTGCACGTGACGGACGCGGGGCGGCTCCTCCAGTACCCGCCGGACCAAGAGCCGCCTTCCGTCTGGCAGTTGACCATTCACTGAGGTGAGGACACCCGACCCCATGGCCATCTCCAGACGCCTCTTCGTCCTGGCATCCACCGCCCTCGTCGCGTCCACCGGCACATCCGTCGCCCTCGCGGCCCCCGGCGAGGCTCCCTCCCGCATCCCCGTCAGCCCCTCCGACACCGAGGACGACCTGGTCCGCAAGGCCTCCCAAGTCCGGCCCACTGCACGGCAGATCGCCTGGCAGAACCTCGGACGCACCGCCTTTCTGCACTTCGGCGTGAACACCTTCACCGGCCTGGAGTGGGGCACCGGTGACGAGGACCCGGACGTCTTCCAGCCCGTCGGTCTCGACACCGACCAGTGGGCCCGCGCCCTGCGCGACGGCGGCTTCGAGCTCGCCATCCTCACCGTCAAGCACCACGACGGGTTCGTCCTGCACCCGTCGCGCTACACCGACCACTCGGTGGCGTCGAGCAGTTGGCGCGGCGGGCGGGGCGACGTGCTGCGCTCCTTCGCCGACTCGATGCGCCGCCACGGGATCAAGGTCGGCGTCTACGTCTCACCGGCCGACGAGAACCAGTACCTGCACGGCGTGTACGCCAACGGCAGCGCGCGCACGGAGCGCACCGTCCCGACGCTCGTCGACGGCGACGACCGTACGAACCCGAGGACGTTCACGCTGGACGCCACCGACTACGGCGCCCATATGCTCAACCAGCTCTACGAAGTGCTCACCGAGTACGGACCCGTCGACGAGGTGTGGTTCGACGGAGCACAGGGCCGCATTCCGCCCGACAAGGTGGAGAAGTACGACTGGGACAGCTGGTACGCGCTGGTGCGGGCCCTCGCCCCCGACGCCTCGATCGCGGTGTCCGGGCCCGATGTGCGCTGGGTCGGCAACGAGGGCGGGCTCGCCCGCGAGGACGAGTGGAGCGTCGTACCGGTCACGGAGAAGGACAACGGCCGCACGGACTACGCGCTGGCCTACGACGCACCCGACGAGGGCAGCCGGGCCGCGCTCGTGGCGGCCCGGCCGGTGGCCGACTATCTCCAGTGGTGGCCGGCCGAGTGCGATGTGTCCATCCGCGACGGCTGGTTCTACCACGCCGACCAACAGCCCAAGAGCGTGGACGAGTTGACCGACATCTACTTCCGCTCGGTCGGCCGCAACTCGGTGCTGCTGCTCAACATCCCACCCGACACGCAGGGATTGCTGCCTGCCGCCGACGTGGTGCGGCTGCGCGAGTTCCGCGAACGCGTCGAGGCGGAGCTGCCGGAGGATCTGTCCCGTGGGGCCGTGGTCCGCTCCTCCCCGAGGATCTTCACCGTCGACCTCGGTACGGAGCACGAGGTGGACCGGATCCGGCTCGCGGAGGACATCCGGCACGGCCAGCAGGTGGAGAGCTTCGTGGTCGAGGCGTACGGAGCGGGCGCCTGGAGCCGCGTGGCCGGGGCGGGCACGATCGGAGCGAGCCGGATCCTGCTGCTCCCGGTGCCCGTACGGGCCCGGCACTGGCGCCTTCGAGTGACGGGGGCACGGCAGACCGCGCGGATCGCGGAGTTCGCGCTGTATCGCTCACGGAGCTGACACGTACGGGGGTGGATGCCCCGCACGGCGTCCACCCCGCACCGTCGCCGGCTCCGCGTCCACCCCTCACCCGCTCAAGCCCCGCAGAGCCCCGTACTCTCCCGTTCGATCAGCCGCGGCACCGGTACCTGCACCGTCCGGGCCGGACCGCCGTCCAGTAGTGCGGTGAGTTCCTGGGCGGCCGTGCGGCCGAACTGGACGGTGTCGCGGGAGAGGGCGGACAGCCAGGGTTTGACCATGCGGCACAGGGGCGAGTCCTCCCAGGCGACGACCGAGACGTCGCCCGGCACGGAGAAGCCGAGTTCCGTGGCGGCGGCGACGCCGGCGACGGCCATCACGTCGTTGTCGTAGACCAGCGCGGTCGGCGGGGTGCCGCTCTCCAGGACGCGGCGGGTGACGGCGGCGCCCTCCGC is a window of Streptomyces sp. NBC_00271 DNA encoding:
- a CDS encoding alpha-L-fucosidase, whose protein sequence is MAISRRLFVLASTALVASTGTSVALAAPGEAPSRIPVSPSDTEDDLVRKASQVRPTARQIAWQNLGRTAFLHFGVNTFTGLEWGTGDEDPDVFQPVGLDTDQWARALRDGGFELAILTVKHHDGFVLHPSRYTDHSVASSSWRGGRGDVLRSFADSMRRHGIKVGVYVSPADENQYLHGVYANGSARTERTVPTLVDGDDRTNPRTFTLDATDYGAHMLNQLYEVLTEYGPVDEVWFDGAQGRIPPDKVEKYDWDSWYALVRALAPDASIAVSGPDVRWVGNEGGLAREDEWSVVPVTEKDNGRTDYALAYDAPDEGSRAALVAARPVADYLQWWPAECDVSIRDGWFYHADQQPKSVDELTDIYFRSVGRNSVLLLNIPPDTQGLLPAADVVRLREFRERVEAELPEDLSRGAVVRSSPRIFTVDLGTEHEVDRIRLAEDIRHGQQVESFVVEAYGAGAWSRVAGAGTIGASRILLLPVPVRARHWRLRVTGARQTARIAEFALYRSRS